AGTACAACATTTATTTCCCCGAAATTTTCATTTGTAAATAACCCTAAATGATTCATTCATATTCCCCCTTTAACTTTACGTTTTAGCATATTTTATTTTTTATCCAACTTTTTGGTAATTTACTAAAGAAAAAAATATCGTTAGCTTCATCAAATGTCAAATCTAAACGTTCAATTAACTTCAATATTTCATCTACAGTAAATGGTATTTTCCCATTTTCCTTAAAATTATATGTTTTAGAAGATACCCCTATATCTTGTGCTAATTCATATTGATACAACCCTTTAAGTACACGTTTTGATTTAAGTAATCTAAAATTCAAATTTATCCCCCCATAACTTTTCTGTGTTTCTGTAATTTAATATTAACTGGAATTAATATCCAGAGTCAAGACATTTTCCGACCATTTGTATAAATTTACACTCAAATTTACCATTTAGTAATTTTTTTATCCTTTTTGATAATATTGTGTTTTATTTTTTCTACTTTGTAAATTATATTTCTATTTTATAAATTATTTCTATTTTTTTACCATTTGTTAATTTTTATTTCCTTTTTGGTAAATTCATACTATAATATTTATAGAGGTGATAATTATGGAGAGTATCGGAGAAAGAATAACAAAAGCTAGACGTTATTTAGGTATGAATCAAAAGGAATTATGTGAAAAAGCCAAAATAAATGAAGCAACTTTATCTAGGTATGAAAATGGACTTAGAGAACCTAAAGCTGCTACACTATCAAAATTAGCTGAGATTTTAGAAGTATCTACTGATTACTTACTTGGTATAACAGATATTAGAAACTATAAAACTTTGCAAAATGATATGAATAAAGATATTGAAAGTATATATGAAAATACTAAAGAAATGCTAAAACAAGATGGTTTGATGCTTTATGGTAAGCCTGCTGATAAAGAGGATATAGACAACATACTAAAAGCAATGAAAGTTGGTATGATGATGGCACTACAAAAAGATAATGATTGATTCAAGTAGATATATAAATTCCTGCTTACTCACTTAATTTTTACGATTTTATAGGGGGCAATAAAACAGTTTAACTAAAAATGTTTATATTTGCTTAAATCTCTATGAATTTAACTAACTTCTTTTGAGAATAATATATTTAGGAGGTATTCTAATATGTTAACAATAAAAGAAGCAAGTGAATTTTTAGGGGTATCCATCCCAACTATGAGAAGATGGGAAAGTGAAGGTAAAATAACTTCATATAGAACAACTGGTAAACATAGAAGATATGATAAAAATGATTTGATTAGGTTTAAAAGTAAGGAAGATGATAGTTTTAAAATTACAATAGCATATTGTAGAGTATCATCATCAGACAAAAAACAAGATTTACAAAAGCAAATAGATAATGTTAGTAATTATTGCATAGCTAAAGGATATCAATTCAAAGTTATTTCTGATTTAGGTAGTGGATTAAATTACAATAAAGCAGGATTAAAGGAATTAATATCTTTAATATGCAGTGAAGAAATAGATAGAATAGTTGTAAACTATAAAGATAGATTAATTAGATTTGGATATGAAATTATAGAACAATTATGTTCTATATATAATGTAAAGATAGAGGTAATAAATCATACAGAAGATAAGACTTATGAAGACGAATTAGTTGAAGATGTATTATCTATAATAACTGTATTTTCATCAAAGCTATATGGACGTAGAAGTCACAAGTTAAAAAAAATCAAAGATGTAAATGTAGCTCTATTTAATGATAAAGATATAGAAGATATAACAACAGTAGAGGCTTAAGTTATGATATATGCAAAAAAGATAGAAATAGTATTTGATGAAAAAGATACAAATATATTAGATGGACAATCTAAAATATGCAATTGGTTATATAATCAACTACTTCAAGTTACTATTGAAGATTATAAAAATGGTAATCAAAATAAACTTTTAAGTGGAAGAAATTTAAGAGATTTTGCAACTAAAATGAAAGAAAGTAACAAATTTTTATACGCAGTACATTCATCACCACTTAAGAATACTGCAATAAGGCTTAAAGAATCTTATACTAAATTCTTTAGTAAAAACTGTTCTTATCCTAATTTTAGGTCATTTAAGAAAAAGTGGTTTTCTCTATATTATGATGAACCGAACAAAGGATTTAAATTATTAGATAGCAGAAACTTAAGGGTAGCATTAGGTAAAAATGAGTTAAATAAACAAATGTATATTAAAGGTTATTTAAGAGAAAGATTTGAACTAAAAAATGATGAAAAGATAAAAACTTTTAGGTTATGTAAGCAACAAGGAAATAAATTTTATGCTATTTTTACAATTGAAAAAGAAGATAAACCTAAAAAAGAAGTAAAATCATGGATAGCAATTGACCAAAATCATAAAAACTTATTTGTAGCAGTTGATAATGAAGGAACTACATTTGAATTTGATAAACTATATCAAGTCAAGTATTTTGATAAATTGATAGATGAAGTTAAATCAAAAAGAGATTTATGTAATAGAAAAAATAAACTCAAATATACAGAACATGGCAGTAAATATTATTTGCCAAGCAAGAGATACTTAAAATTAAATAATGTACTAGATAAACTATATCATAAAAGACGAGAACAAATTAAGTTAATTATGTATAGTATAGCAAATTATATAGCTAAAAATTATGATAAAGCAGTAATTGGTGATTATACACCTACATTAGAAGTAGCGAATGAAAAAAATATGCATAGGGGAATGCTAAATCAATCCCTAGTTGGGATGTTTAGAAAAATACTTAGTTGGACTATGGAAAAATATAATAAAACTTGCATTGTTGTAGACGAAAAAGATACTACAAAAGCTTGTTGCATCTGTGGGGATTTAGAAAAGAAAGATCCGAGTATAAGGGAGTTTACTTGCAAAAAATGTAATACAACTATACTTAGAGATGTAAATAGTGCAATAAATATAGGTAGAAAAGAGAACTTAGAGCCAACTAAAAAAGTATTAAATAAAATATTAAAGAAAGGCTACTTTAGGTTTGATAGATATATTTTAGAGGGGATTTAAAAGATATTCATTGCGTAGTTCGCGCCATCTTAAAAAGATGAACTGATATGGACTAGTAAAATTTACTAGAATCCAGCAGGCTTATATAATAGAAATATTATATAAGGTGAATTAAATCTAAGGATATGATGTTCTTAGGGCTAAAGGGTATTGGTGAATAAATTTAGGTACTCCTGGATATATTTAGATAACTTTAGTAGAACAGAGGGACTTATTAGTGAAATTAAATTATATAAGGGAAACACTTAGAAGAGTTACATATTGTTATGATTCATCTGATCCAGAAGAACTTATAAATGCAATGGGGATTAAATTAAATTATTTACCTAATTATACTGATATAAATAAACTAAAGGGATGTTATGGCATGATTAAAGGGGAAAAAGTCATACTTATTCATCCTGATTTAGATGATATGGGGCGTCGTGAGGTATGTGCTCATGAGTTAGGTCATGCTGTACTTCACCCTACTACTAACGCTTTATTTTTAGCTACTTATACATATTTTAGATTAGGAACTTTAGAAATAGAAGCTGATACTAGCGCTAGTGAACTTTTATTATCGGATGAAATTTGTTATAAATACATAGGCAAGGAATATAATGAAATAGCATATTTAGAAAAAGTTCCTGTAAGGTATGTTGAGTTAAAAATGAATAATTTTAAAAAAAGAACGAGTAAAGTTATGAAATGTTAGGAATAATAATATTATATTAAACTTTTTTTCGCCTCAACAAAGAACATATTTTCTTTTTTGAGATATATTCGTTCTTCTAAAAAATATCTCAAACAATTAGAAAAAGGTAGGGTGGTATATTTATTTACATACTCCTACCCTTTTGTTTACATTTGTAATACATTTAATATTACTTTAGCACTGTCCAATGCTCCCTGTTCTAAAGATATTTTTTCTGACAAAGTCTTTGAATTATCAACTATATCTTTATTTAGTGCATAAGCTATTCCCTCTGCAAGTTTATCAGAAGTAAGATCTTTTTTATAAATAGGCTTACACCCAACACCTAAATCAAATGCTCTGTGAGCCCACGCAAACTGATCATTTGAAAATGGTATAATAACACTTGGTACTCCTGCCCTAAATCCTGCCGCTGTAGTTCCTGCACCACCATGATGACAAACTACTGATACTTTTTCAAATAACCACGTATGAGGTATACTTCCTACTGAAATAAGATTATCTGGTAAATTATCTATTTTACCCATACCTGAAATAATTCCACGTTTACCGCATTTTGTAATAGCATCTATGATAATTTTAACTATATCATCTTTCTCATCACTATCAAACATACTACCAAAACCTATATACACAGGTTTATCACCCTTGTTTATAAAGTCTTCTAATTCCTTAGAAGGTTTGTATTCATTGTTTTCTTCTACAAACCAATATCCACTTTGATGAATATTTTCATTCCAATCCTTTGGTCTAGGAAATACGTAATTACTGCATGAAACTATTGCAGGTTTTAATTTTGATACTTTCTCATAAGGATTCTTAAAGTTTATAGGCATTCTTCCAAAACGCTCTTTCCAATGCTCTTTGACAGTATTACTTGAAGCTAACCAAAGCATACTCTGTATCATCTTATAGCTTATCTTCTTATTTATATTTGTAGGTTTAGATTTGCCATACATCACTACAGATAAATACTCATTAGTCTTGTGCATAGGAAATGGTGTAGCAAGTACTGATGGTATGTTCATCTCCTGTGCTGCAAAATATCCTATAGTACATCCTGGATGATAAACAATTAAATCACTTCCTTCAAATGCATCATAGGTTTGTTTTGCTATCTGAGCACCATATTTTTTCATCTTGTTAAAAGTTAAAAGCATTTTAAGCGGGTTGTCTGCTGAACCTGCTTGTTTTAACATTTTAGGGTCTACGCCTAATGCTTTATAATCCACTTCTATTGGAATATACTCAATTCCATAACTTTTTATAAAATCTTCAAATTGTGAAAATCCTGTTATTCTTACATCTTCACCTAATTTTTTTATTTGTTGGGCCAGTGCTATATAAGGTTGAAAATCCCCTCTTGAACCAGAACATATTATTGTAATCATATTAAAATCACTCCTCTTGTAGAATCCAACAACCTGTTGTATATTTAGATTATAAAAAATTTTATATTCATCATCAACCAACAATGTTCATAGGAATGTTGGATTTAAAAGAGGTGTAAAATGAAAAATAATAAAAATGTTGTATCTAAGACTAAGCAAGATTTGATAGATGCATTTTGGTCTTTGTATTGTGAAAAAAGAATTGAGAAAATAACTATAAAAGAAATTACAGTTAAGGCTGGTTACAACCGTAGTACGTTTTATGAGTATTTTACTGATATTTATGATGTACTTGAACAAATAGAAAATTCAATCATTCCCAGTTTAGATGAGTTGCCACCTATCTCTATACTAAATAAAAACAATGAAATTCCGATAAATATGTTTTTAAAACTATATGAGCAAAATGAAAAATATTATTCAGTTTTACTTGGAGACAATGGTGATCCTGCTTTTGCAAGTAAGTTAAAGGACTCTGTTAAACCTCTGCTTAAGGAAGCTTTAGCTACAGAGGTAAAGCTTAATGATTTAGAATTTGATTTTGTTTTGGAGTATATACTATCATCTATGATTAGTATTATGAGCTATTGGTTTAAAAATGATAAGATATTATCTTCCGATAAGTTGATTTTTATTATGAAAAATATTATGGAAAATGGTATACATAGTATTTTCAATAAATAAAGTGTATAAATTATATTCGATTCTTAAGAACTTTACATTTTACTTGGGTTATATAATTTATTGACTATTTTTTTCAAGCTTACCTAACAATATACTTTCTAGTGTTTATCTATTTATAGTTTAAAACTTGGTACAAATCCTCTCCTCCATTAATACTATAATATATAGGAACAAACTTCATGGGGGTGGCATATATGAATGAAATTGTAAAAGTTACAGATTTATCTCAGACCTTTTACACCAAAGAAGGAGAACTGGAAGTTCTAAAAGACATCAATTTTTCCTTAAACGAAGGACAAATACTTACACTACTTGGACCATCTGGTTCTGGTAAATCAACTATTCTTAATATATTAACTAAACTTTTAAAACCAACTAGCGGTGACGTTGTTATAAAGGGTAATATCGGATATATGTTTCAAAAGGATCATCTGCTAGAATGGCGAAATATCATGGATAATATAACTATCGGTCTAGAAATTCAAAATAATAAAACTAAAGAATCTATTGAACAAGTGGAAAAACTATTAAAAACTTACGGCCTATGGGAATACCGCTATATGTATCCTAAAGAACTATCAGGTGGTATGAGACAACGTGTGGCTCTTATCAGAACATTAGCTGTTAATCCTGATATATTACTTCTTGATGAGCCATTCTCTGCTCTTGATTATCAAACAAGGTTACTTGTTAGTGATGATGTTTTTAAGATAATTAAAAATGAAAACAAATCTGCTATATTAGTTACTCGTGATATAAGTGATTCGCTATCTATAAAAGTGCAACTTTAGAAGATGATGTTATTGTAGATTTACCTAAATCCGATATAACTCTCACTCAAGAACTAAAAGATGTTGATTCTATAGATATAAGCTTAGCCCCTGAGTTTAAATAAGATACATTTGGAGACAGACTTATAAAATCTAGAGTTGAATTAGGATTATCAATTTCTGAAGTTGCTAATTTATGTAATGTTACATATTCTGTTATAAGTGGATATGAATCTAATAGATATTATCCTACTAAAGAAATGCTTCATCTATTGTCTTCTAAATTTAATATGGATTATATGTGTATGTATGGATGGTTATACAAAACTAGTATATAATTTTGATATGTTTTTAGACAAGCTTAAACTATGGATGAACAGAAATAATTATACTAGAGAGATAGTAGCTAATAAACTTGGAGTCTCCCGTTCTATACTTAGATATTGGTTTAATGGTGGTGTTATTAAAATTAGTACTTATAATAAAGTAATCAGTAACTTAATAAAATACCAGCTATTGGAATAGTACTAAAAAATTACGTAGTTCATAGACTAATTATTATATAACTGTAAAAAGCAATATTATACAAAATACCCTGAGTCTATTTTTCAGACACAGGGTATATAACCACAATCTTATATTTATAATCAAATGTTTTATAATTCACAACTATAAGCACCTACTAATGCAAATGGTGTAAATATAGCTTCTGTTATGATAATTGCTACTATAAAAGGAAGCTCAATCCATACTGCTAGTATTATAAATAATAACAATGCAATAGCAAATAAAAAAATACATGCAAACAATCTTTGCAATACACTTCTCAAGCTACCAATTTTCTTGCCTTTTTTAGGAAGAATCATTCCAAATAAAATTAAACTTACAATTGCAAATATTATATAAAGTAGTATAGACGGTTTTGTTTGAGCTAAAACTTTACAACAAAAATATAACAATATACTAAATTCTGCAGCAAGTGCAACGCATGCAATATGTTTTACACTTTTAAATATATTTGATTTTGTATTGTTATTCATAACAGCTAGAGTTATTACAGTAAAAATCATACTTGATAAAACAAATGGTTCATTTATGTATGAGTATGAAGCTTTCGTTACAATAGTAGCAAAAACTATCGCAAAAGCATTTCGTATCATATCTAACATTCCAGGAGAAGATTCTGCTCCTCCTCTACTTTTTTTATTATAATTTGCTGATATTGGTTTAACTTTATAGTTATGTGAATCAATTTCTTCTACTGCTTTAGTGAAATCAGGCAATTTATTTACCGTATTCTCGTAAATATCTTCAGCTTCGCTAGATAAACTACCATTTTCATTTAAAATAGGTGTATCTATTACTGCTTTAACAGCACCTGCAAGTGAACGTGTAACAGCAATTAATTTAAGCTCTTCATGAGTAAGCTTAGTTGCATCTACTCTCTTTCCTTTAAACAATCCTATTTTACTACGCGTCATACCATCAAGTAAACTCGTACATTCAGAAAACATACTATTTAATTCAACTAATAGACTATTAAACATTTCACACCTATCTGAAATAGCTACACATAATGTTTCTGATATTCTCATTTTTTCAACTGCAGCTTCTGCTTCTGCATATATAGTTCGCGCTTTTTCAAGATTTTCATCTGCCTTTATACTAGATGAAATTCCAGTAAATAATAGCGTAGGTGCTGCAATAGCAGCAAGTGGCGTCATAGCTGCTCCAAATGATAAAGCGGAACCTGCAAGTCCTGCAGCCATACCTACTTCTCCTGCCATAAGTGCCGTTCCCGCTGTAGATAAGACACCTGTTACTACTGGTAAAGAACCACTTGATGCTAGTGCAATTACAGCCCCTGTTGCTGCACCTGTTGCTGCACTTGAAAAAGCAGACTGATATATTTCTGACATTTCTCGTAATTGCAGAGCTTCCTGTTGATCGATTGTAAAGTTTGATATTTCCTCTAATCCAACCGATTCACTTAATTCAATATTTTTAATACGTTCATACGCTTGCAAAAACTGTTGCATTGAACTTTCTAAAACAGTTTTCTTTGCATATCCTAAATCAAGCAATGATGATTCAGTTTTCTTTTGCGAATATTCTAGTGATCTTTTCGCATCATCATATAACTCTTGTGCCTCTTCTGAAATTCTTTGAGCCCTTTCATTGGTTTCTTTTGCGTCAAAATGCGCTCCTGCTCCAATAGCTCCTGCCGCTAAACCTAGCCCAGCTAATAGAAATGGTACTGGCATAATATTTCCTCCCTATAATATATCTACTGAGTCATTAGATAAAAAATCTTTAAACTCTTCAACGGTGTCATAATGTATGTTTCCGCCTAATTTTCTAGTAATACGGTTTGCTCCTGCAATTACTCCATCAGCATCTCCAGCTTGAAATGCATAATTAATTTCTAATAGAGCTTCATCAAAACAATCTTGGTGTTCTTTAAAGTATGCTTCAAGATAACATTCAAGTTCTTCTCTAAAAAATCTTGCTTGCTTAGCTACAATTTCGCATTCATCAATAATTCTCTGGCGCTCTTGATGTTCAAGTTCTTTAGTCTTAAGAGTATTAATTAGTTCATTATAATATCTACTTGTAATTGTTGAACCTACCAACGCTCCTACAGCAGCTCCTACAATCGGAATCGGAATAATAGCTTGTCCAACAGCCATTGAGTAGCCTGCTGTTGCAAAATTAAGCCCTTTTTCTCCAAGTTCTCTTATACATTCTTGAGTTGATATTTCACAATTTCCATAACGCTTTAGAGTGTCCCCTGTAACGATTACCGCTGTCATGACGTTTCCTGGCACATTTGATTTTGATAAAGCTTGTAAAAACTTAGACGATGAAGATGATAAGCTATGAGAAAGTGTAGTCAATCCTCCACCTAAAACATATCCTGTGGCAGTAGCTTTTCCAACATCTACAGCTGTATCTGCTAGAGCATCTTCTGTACTTTTTTCTCCTTTAATAACTGCTGTTATATTCATCACTCCCGACATGGTTGCAGCAGTAATACCTGAATTTTGGGCCGAATATTTTCCAGCTTCATGTCCAGTTTTAATAACATTTTTCATAGATGTTTTTTGTACTTGCTTTTTTATTTCAGCTTGTGATTTTCTTCCACTTTCAATGGCATCACGTTTACCTTGTTCAGAAAATTCTACACCTGTTTTCTTAAGATATTCATCATCTGTTACAAGTTCTTTATTTGTACGACTACGCTTGGCATTGTTAGTTTTTCTCGATATAATTTCTAGATTTTTATCGCTATTTGCAATATTCTTTATGTCCTCTTTTTTCAACCATGGATTTTTTCCATTATCCTTAAATATCTTTTCAATTGGTGTTATGTGATCCGTTTCGGCAAGATGATTTTGCCATCGATCTCCATATTTTAATTTAGCATCAACTTTTCTTATTTCAAGTATATCTCCAGTATAAGGATCTCGAACTTCAGAACCTTTAAAAAATGCATCTTTTTTCGTTCTTGCTTTTGCAGAACCACTGTCAAATAGTTTTCTATTCCCTGTATATGTATCTGGCTTTGTATAAGTACTTAACGCTTGATTTGTTGACATTCGTGCTGAATCAGTAACAACCAAACCTACTGTTGTAGTTATAGAACTTCTAGTGTTTTCATTACTATCAGTATCTTGTATATTTTCCACTGACGTGCACTGTATTTTTTTCTTTTTGAAAAAATTAAACATATTAAATATCCTTTCTTAATTTTTTACAACTTCTTTTATTTATAATATGATATTCCTCTAAAGTATAAATTTCAGCAAAATACTTATTATATATCTTATTTACATTACATATCATAGGCCTATTATTATAAATTGAACACTTATTATCTAACTCATCTAAGTGCTTACATATCCCGTCTCCTCTATCTAAATTTCTATACAATTCATTTAAATTTAGACTTTTGCAGCATCTGCCACACTTATCACAATCAAATTTTTTCATAGCCTAATCACCAATGCTTCAATAGCATTCATACATTCCTTAATCATAAAATATAATTTATCGAATTTATCTTTCATATCTTTTAAGAATAACTCCTGCCTACGTAGAAGTATTTATATATAATCCTTTCTCTAATTTTTATTTTAACTAAACTACAATACTCTACACCACTATAAAATATACTAATATAAATGTTATTATTCTTTAATAGTATAGCTACATTTTTATCTTATTCAGCTAATTTTTTATATCCATAAGGTATATCTTCTTCTACCTTTATGGTACCTATATTTTTCACAATTTAGTCTCCTCTTTATTAAACTTTTAAGTCCACTATACCTTCTACATTAAATTCTTAACCACTTAAATACATAGCTATATAATCTTTTGCATTTATATAATTGACATACATCTAAACTATATTTATTAAAGACTTTATAATTTCTTTGTCATTATTTTTATTTAATTGATCTTCTTTGCCTAAGTAATCATTATAATCCATTATCTATAAACAAATTTTATGCAATTCTTCCTTATATGTTTCAAGTATATCCTCTACTGAAAACTTATCTAGAACTTGTTCTGTATTTATAACTAGTTTATAATGTAGTATTACATTTTATAGCTTTCTATACAATAATGTATCACACTTTTTTATATTTTTTTGTCATTTTTTGTAATAATCTTACTTTTTATCATTTATTTTTTGAGTAACAGACGAAGTCGTTGACAACAAGAGATAAGCATCTTTTTTTATAATTTACTTCATTAACCAAAACACCTAACAATTTCCCTCTAATACAATGTCAACATCTCCATCAACTCATTTCTAACCTCATACTTCAACCTCTCTGGACTAAGCACAACAGCATCCTTACCCAACTGAAACACCCATCTAGCCAAACCTTTACCTACCTTAGCCACAAACCTTCCATTATAACTACCATCACTATTATCAACTATCCTAATATCATCACCAAACTCATCTATCATAAAATTAAGCAAATTTCTCTCAAACCTTAACTCAACAACACTCTCCTCACCTGGGAACATTTTAAAACTCTTCTTAGAATAAATCGCTGGATTAAAGCCACCCTTACAATCTTCAATCCCATCTAAACATCGAGCTTCACTATCAACAATCTCAATACTCTTCATCCTATCAACCCTGTAATTAGACAAGTCATCATGCCTCTTGTCAGCAAGAATTAAATAATAATTCTCATTCTTTAAAATAGTAGCTATAGGAGTTACCGTATATCTCTTTTGCACATTTTCCTTATTCAACCTTGGTACTAGATCCCTGCTAGAATTATAATCATAATAACAAAATGATATCTTCTTCTTATCTCTAATTGCTGTATTTATCTTATCTATACTGATAAATATCTCTTCATTCTTAGACTTTGATCTATCATCTACAAATACTTGATTACTTAAATCTTTTTTAATGTATATAGAATTTAATTTACATAGCTTGTCTATCAACTCTATAGTTTTCTTCTTAGTAATAAACTTGCTAGATGATATTGAATCTATTAGAATTTTAATTTCATGTTCTTCTAATCTGTGATTAATAAAATGATACCCGCCTGTTTCTTCATTGTAAGAGCTTACCTCTAGTCCAATCATCTTCATGTCATTTATATAGGAATATACTGTTCTCCTATCTACAGTTACACCTATCCTATTGTGCATGTGATGATTTATTTCTTTTATTGATATTGATGTATTCTCATCAGAGTAAGTACTTAGAATATCTATAAATGTGTAAAACTTGATATTATTATTAACTTTATTTTGAATCATCTTATCTCCCTATTTTTCTAAATTTATACAATTTTTTCTTACATATATAATTATATATATTTTAATAGATTTTCACACTAAAACGGTGTACAAATTTATGTACACCATTTTAAATTCTATCTTTGAATATATATTCTCTTTATTATCCTCAATTTAAATATAAATCATCTAGGAAACTAAAATTTAAATATAAATATAATTTAACATAGCCACTATACTTTCATTATCAACTTATCCACACCAAAATTCCTAACCAAAGCCTGTTCCGTAATAATCCAAGTAGTCCCAATCTTCTTCACATCTACTCCCTCAAGTAGCTTATTCCTTGTCACTTGCTTTCTAAAACAATAATCTTCCTCTGTGTTTTTACAGACGCATATATTTGCTATAAAATCCATTTATTCACCAGCATTGGATAGCGGAGCAACGGTTTTATCCAATGCGGTATACCAAGCAGTAATATCTATTGCATCCACAAGGTAAATAGACTCGTCTGTTAATATGAGAAATGCACATTAAATTCCCCCTAATGTAACTTATTTATAACGTGAATGGCTATTATTTCTATACACAAAAACGAACTCTAGTCACCTAGAGTTCGTTTTTGTTGATGGATATACCTTTATTTTGAGGCAGCCCATTTTATATTTATATATTTATAATATCAAAATATTCACCTATTAAAGCTTGGTACTTTTCTGATATCTCTTCTTTTGATATTTCATTTTTAATAACACGGTATTTGAACACATGGTCTACCAGTCTCTTATAATCATCCCTATTTATGATACTATCTATAAATGCTTTTTTGCTCTTAAAATCACTTATATGCTCCCCATCATTTGCTATCATAGGTGATATTATACTAATTTTACTATTATGATTTCCATTTCCATATACACATAAATCTTCATATCCTTTTATACAAGGTATCTCTAATCTATTTATTTTTCTCCCTGAATATAAGTTATCTTCCTCTGAATTTATTAATATTAATGACTTTATGTAAAATTTTCTGGTATCTTCATCCATATCCACATAAAATTTATCTAATTCTCTTCTGTTATTAAAAGTAAATTCATTTTTAAAATAAATAAACACATCTTTGTCATCTATTTTCTTATATTTAATTTTATCATTACCAAATTTTTTAAGTATAGATGTAAGAATAGGGTCTATAACTATAATCTCTTCATCTATTAGAGCATTTTCTT
Above is a genomic segment from Romboutsia lituseburensis containing:
- a CDS encoding helix-turn-helix domain-containing protein, yielding MKSRVELGLSISEVANLCNVTYSVISGYESNRYYPTKEMLHLLSSKFNMDYMCMYGWLYKTSI
- a CDS encoding helix-turn-helix domain-containing protein — protein: MESIGERITKARRYLGMNQKELCEKAKINEATLSRYENGLREPKAATLSKLAEILEVSTDYLLGITDIRNYKTLQNDMNKDIESIYENTKEMLKQDGLMLYGKPADKEDIDNILKAMKVGMMMALQKDND
- a CDS encoding IS607 family transposase, with amino-acid sequence MLTIKEASEFLGVSIPTMRRWESEGKITSYRTTGKHRRYDKNDLIRFKSKEDDSFKITIAYCRVSSSDKKQDLQKQIDNVSNYCIAKGYQFKVISDLGSGLNYNKAGLKELISLICSEEIDRIVVNYKDRLIRFGYEIIEQLCSIYNVKIEVINHTEDKTYEDELVEDVLSIITVFSSKLYGRRSHKLKKIKDVNVALFNDKDIEDITTVEA
- a CDS encoding ImmA/IrrE family metallo-endopeptidase; translation: MKLNYIRETLRRVTYCYDSSDPEELINAMGIKLNYLPNYTDINKLKGCYGMIKGEKVILIHPDLDDMGRREVCAHELGHAVLHPTTNALFLATYTYFRLGTLEIEADTSASELLLSDEICYKYIGKEYNEIAYLEKVPVRYVELKMNNFKKRTSKVMKC
- a CDS encoding RNA-guided endonuclease InsQ/TnpB family protein → MIYAKKIEIVFDEKDTNILDGQSKICNWLYNQLLQVTIEDYKNGNQNKLLSGRNLRDFATKMKESNKFLYAVHSSPLKNTAIRLKESYTKFFSKNCSYPNFRSFKKKWFSLYYDEPNKGFKLLDSRNLRVALGKNELNKQMYIKGYLRERFELKNDEKIKTFRLCKQQGNKFYAIFTIEKEDKPKKEVKSWIAIDQNHKNLFVAVDNEGTTFEFDKLYQVKYFDKLIDEVKSKRDLCNRKNKLKYTEHGSKYYLPSKRYLKLNNVLDKLYHKRREQIKLIMYSIANYIAKNYDKAVIGDYTPTLEVANEKNMHRGMLNQSLVGMFRKILSWTMEKYNKTCIVVDEKDTTKACCICGDLEKKDPSIREFTCKKCNTTILRDVNSAINIGRKENLEPTKKVLNKILKKGYFRFDRYILEGI
- a CDS encoding helix-turn-helix transcriptional regulator → MNFRLLKSKRVLKGLYQYELAQDIGVSSKTYNFKENGKIPFTVDEILKLIERLDLTFDEANDIFFFSKLPKSWIKNKIC
- a CDS encoding TetR/AcrR family transcriptional regulator, giving the protein MKNNKNVVSKTKQDLIDAFWSLYCEKRIEKITIKEITVKAGYNRSTFYEYFTDIYDVLEQIENSIIPSLDELPPISILNKNNEIPINMFLKLYEQNEKYYSVLLGDNGDPAFASKLKDSVKPLLKEALATEVKLNDLEFDFVLEYILSSMISIMSYWFKNDKILSSDKLIFIMKNIMENGIHSIFNK
- a CDS encoding glycosyltransferase, which translates into the protein MITIICSGSRGDFQPYIALAQQIKKLGEDVRITGFSQFEDFIKSYGIEYIPIEVDYKALGVDPKMLKQAGSADNPLKMLLTFNKMKKYGAQIAKQTYDAFEGSDLIVYHPGCTIGYFAAQEMNIPSVLATPFPMHKTNEYLSVVMYGKSKPTNINKKISYKMIQSMLWLASSNTVKEHWKERFGRMPINFKNPYEKVSKLKPAIVSCSNYVFPRPKDWNENIHQSGYWFVEENNEYKPSKELEDFINKGDKPVYIGFGSMFDSDEKDDIVKIIIDAITKCGKRGIISGMGKIDNLPDNLISVGSIPHTWLFEKVSVVCHHGGAGTTAAGFRAGVPSVIIPFSNDQFAWAHRAFDLGVGCKPIYKKDLTSDKLAEGIAYALNKDIVDNSKTLSEKISLEQGALDSAKVILNVLQM
- a CDS encoding ABC transporter ATP-binding protein; this translates as MNEIVKVTDLSQTFYTKEGELEVLKDINFSLNEGQILTLLGPSGSGKSTILNILTKLLKPTSGDVVIKGNIGYMFQKDHLLEWRNIMDNITIGLEIQNNKTKESIEQVEKLLKTYGLWEYRYMYPKELSGGMRQRVALIRTLAVNPDILLLDEPFSALDYQTRLLVSDDVFKIIKNENKSAILVTRDISDSLSIKVQL